GCCGTGTGGCCGGTTCTCTCCAAATGCATTCCGGTTGCCATCGGGCGTTGCGAGCGAGACGGGCTCGTTTCCGCGGATTTACCCGTCTCGAAGCGGCTCCACGCCCGGCTCCGGTGGGACAGGGATGACCCAGTGAGGCGGCACCGCCAGGCCGCCGTTCGGGGCCGCCGCGTGGAACGCTCCGTGCGCGCCGCGTTCCGGCCCGCCGCCTCCGTTGTCCATGACTGAGGCAGGAGCCGAACAGCCGGCACTCCCCGGCGTCACCTTCCAGGCGGTGCCGTGGGCCCAGGCAGCCGCGGACGTCTGCCCTGCCGCTGCCTGGCGCCCCGGATGACAGCTCTCGCCCCCTGCGTCGAGGCGCCGATTTGACGGCTCCGACGCGCTCTGGCAGGATCGGCCCGAGATGGGAGGGGCGTTATCCGCGCTGTGACAAGGGGAAGAGCTGTGACAAGGAGGGAAGCGCCTGGGCCGCAGGGCGCCATGACTGAGAACAGGTGTTATGTTATCTACGCTCTTCGGGTTGGCCCCTCTTTCCGTCCCCGAGTGGAGCTTCCTGCTGCTCCTGCCGCCCACCATGCTGCTGCTGGAAGAGACTCGGAAAGGGGTGGTGCGCGCGGCGGGTCGAAGCGGGAAGCGCACATGACCACGCGAGGTCGCCCGCTCGGGTCCCGTCTCGGACATTCGTCAACTCGCGGCGCCGGGCGCTTTGTCGGTGAATGTCCGAGACCGAACACCGGAGGAAAAGCATGACGACGATCCGCCACATCGGTGTGCTGACCGGAGGCGGGGACTGCCCGGGGATGAACGCGGCGCTCCGCGCCCTCGTCAAGGCCGCCACGCACCGACACGGGATCCGCGTGAGCGGATTCCTCGACGGCTTCGCCGGCCTTCTCGACGACGCCTCCCGGCCCCTGGGCTTCGACGACGTCAGCGGCATTCTCACCCAGGGCGGGACCATCCTCGGCGCCTCGAACCGCCACGATCCCTTCCGCGTGCCGGTGCCCGGGCCCGACGGCACGACGTACCAGGACCGCTCGGATGCCGTGCTCGCCACCCTCGCCCGCCGCGAGGTCGACGCGCTCGTCGCCATCGGCGGCGACGGGACCCTGCGCATCGCCCGGCAGCTCGGTGCCAGGGGCGTGCCCGTCGTGGGCGTGCCCAAGACCATCGACAACGACGTGGGCGGGACCGAGGTGAGCGTGGGCTTCGACTCGGCGCGCGCCATCGCCACCGACGCCGTGGACCGGCTCCACTCGACGGCGGCATCCCACCACCGGATCATGGTCGTGGAGGTGATGGGGCGGCACGCGGGCTGGATCGCGCTCGAGGCCGGAGTCGCCGGCGGCGGGGACGTGATCCTCATCCCGGAGATCCGCTGGAGCTATGAGGCCGTCGCCCGCGACATCCGGGAGCGCAGGGAGCGAGGCCGTCGCTTCTCGATCGTCGTGATCGCCGAGGGCGCCCCCCGCCCCGACGGCGGGACGGTGGTCCGCGAGATCGTCGCGGGCAGCCCCGAGCCGGAGCGCCTGGGGGGCGTGGGCGCGGTGCTCGCGCAGGCCCTGGGCGCGATACTGCCCTTCGAGACGCGCTACGTGGTGCTCGGGCACGTGCAGCGCGGCGGCGCGCCCACGCCTTTCGATCGCATCCTGGCCACCCGCTTCGGCGCGGCCGCGGTCGACGCGGTGATGGACGGGGCATGGGGCGCCATGGTGGCGCTCCGGGGCGACCGCATCGTGCGCGTGCCCATCGCCGATGCGGTGGCCGAGCCGAAGCTCGTCGACCCGGAGGGCGAGCTGGTGGCGGCGGCCCGGGCCATCAAGACGAGCTTCGGAGACGGCGTCTCCTCGACTTGAAGCCCTCGAACACCACGATCGGGCCGGCGCCCGCGAGCAGACAGATCCCCAGGTCGTCTGGATGCAGGAAGGAGAAGCGGAAGAGGTCCCGGATGACCGGCACGTAGAGGACGACGACCAGGAACAGCGTGGCCCCTGCCAGCACCCACCACAGGGCCGGATTGGGCACGCGCAGCATCGCCGCGGTCGTGCCCGACCACGACCGGTTCGTCAGGATGAGTCCGAGGTTGCCGACGATCAATGCCGTGAAGGTCAGCGCGCGCGCTTCGAGCTCCCCCTGGCCGCGATAGAGGACGATGCCGTAGACGACCGCGAGCACGAGGAGCGTGACGAGCCCCTGAAACAGGCTCAGGCCGAGGACGCGGCGCCCGAACAGCGGCTGCGCGGGGTTGCGGGGAGGCCTCTTCATGACATCCGGGTCGGCCGGCTCGCCTTCGAAGACGACGGAGCAGGCCGGATCGATGATCAGGTGGAGAAACGCGATGTGGACGGGCAGCAGGATCAGGGGCCAGCCGAAGAGCACGGGGAGCAGCGACAGGCCGGCGATCGGGACGTGAATGGCCAGGATGTAGGTCATCGCCTTCATCAGGTTGTCGAAGATCCGGCGGCCCTGGCGGATGGCATGGACGAGCGACGAGAAGTCATCGTCCAGCAAGACGAGCGCCGCGGCCTCACGTGCGACGTCCGTTCCGCGCTGCCCCATGGCGAGCCCGATATGCGCCGCCTTGAGGGCCGGCGCATCGTTGACCCCGTCACCGGTCATGGCGACGATCTCTCCGCTTGCCTTCAAGGCGTTCACGAGGCGCAGCTTCTGATCCGGGATGACGCGCGCGAAGATGTCCGTGGACGTGATCCGCTCTCGCAGGCCGGCATCATCGAGCGCATTGAGCTCGGGCCCCGTGACGATGCGGCCGGGTGAAGCGAGCCCGATTTGCCGGGCGACGTACGCCGCCGTTGCCGGATAGTCGCCGGTGATGATGACGACGCGGATCCCAGCGTCGTAACACTCGCGGACAGCGGCCGCCGCGGCAGGGCGCACCGGATCGACGAGCCCCACGAGCCCGAGGA
Above is a genomic segment from Candidatus Rokuibacteriota bacterium containing:
- a CDS encoding ATP-dependent 6-phosphofructokinase; this encodes MTTIRHIGVLTGGGDCPGMNAALRALVKAATHRHGIRVSGFLDGFAGLLDDASRPLGFDDVSGILTQGGTILGASNRHDPFRVPVPGPDGTTYQDRSDAVLATLARREVDALVAIGGDGTLRIARQLGARGVPVVGVPKTIDNDVGGTEVSVGFDSARAIATDAVDRLHSTAASHHRIMVVEVMGRHAGWIALEAGVAGGGDVILIPEIRWSYEAVARDIRERRERGRRFSIVVIAEGAPRPDGGTVVREIVAGSPEPERLGGVGAVLAQALGAILPFETRYVVLGHVQRGGAPTPFDRILATRFGAAAVDAVMDGAWGAMVALRGDRIVRVPIADAVAEPKLVDPEGELVAAARAIKTSFGDGVSST